The DNA sequence TTAAACCAGCTGTTAGATATACTAAAAAAATCAAACGTTTTTCTCACCGGGCGCGGCGGCGTGGGCAAAAGCCACCTCACGCAAGCGGTCATCAAGCACTATAAAAGCGAGCTAAAAAACGTCGTCGTACTCGGTAGCACCGGCATCGCGGCGGTAAATGTCGGCGGAGTGAGCGTACATAGCTTTTTTAAATTCGGCATTTGCTCAAACCTTGAGGAACTACGCGACTACGACCGCAAACAGCGCGGAAAGCTCGGCGAACTAAAAAAGATGCTCGACGTATGCGATCTCATCGTGATAGACGAGATCTCTATGATCAGCGCGGGGCTGATGGATATGATTTATTACCGCTTGATGAGCTCGCGATTCGTCGGGCGCGTGATGCTCGTGGGCGACTTTTATCAGCTGCCGCCCGTGCGAAAAAACGGCGATGACGGCAACTCGCTGTTTAAATTTCTTTACGCTTTTAACTCTAGCTCGTGGCATGAATTTGAGTTTAAAAATATCGAACTGGTCGTATCAAAACGCACGAAGGATAAGAAATTTTACGATATTTTATCCATGCTTCGCGTCGGACGACTTAGCGAAGAGGTGTTTGCCTATATCGAAAATTTACTCGTGCCAAGCGTGCAGGTAGATGACGATACGAGCGTGCTTTTTGGGCGTAACTACGAAGCGGATGAGCTAAATAACAAGATGCTCTCTAAACTACCCGCGCAGCTTGAAAGAGCCGAGGCGCTAGTGGAAATTTACGATGAAAATTTAAACGAAAACGCGCTGGATCGCTGGATCGCAAACCTCTACGCGCCTGAAATTTTAAACATAAAAATCGGTGCGAAAGTTATATTTACCGTAAATA is a window from the Campylobacter massiliensis genome containing:
- a CDS encoding ATP-dependent DNA helicase — its product is MLNQLLDILKKSNVFLTGRGGVGKSHLTQAVIKHYKSELKNVVVLGSTGIAAVNVGGVSVHSFFKFGICSNLEELRDYDRKQRGKLGELKKMLDVCDLIVIDEISMISAGLMDMIYYRLMSSRFVGRVMLVGDFYQLPPVRKNGDDGNSLFKFLYAFNSSSWHEFEFKNIELVVSKRTKDKKFYDILSMLRVGRLSEEVFAYIENLLVPSVQVDDDTSVLFGRNYEADELNNKMLSKLPAQLERAEALVEIYDENLNENALDRWIANLYAPEILNIKIGAKVIFTVNKWGEYYNGERGQIMQILKEGGEIKSVIVQKANGEIVEVERARFDMSEFVMEGEHLEERARASLTQFPLKLAYAITIHKSQGMSIENLVCDLNHIFANGQLYVALSRAIDPKKLKIFYGKSRPFREYLQSVVKIDEEVEKFYLENKFENIKEDV